One part of the Mesorhizobium sp. M4B.F.Ca.ET.058.02.1.1 genome encodes these proteins:
- a CDS encoding alpha/beta hydrolase has protein sequence MQYFSHDGFDLAYLDRQPASGYGDPVLMIHGFASSHYVNWVSPGWFKTLNDAGYRAIAFDNRGHGSSSKSYNEADYTPAKMASDGAALLDHLGIERAHVMGYSMGARISAFLALSDPDKVATLVFGGLGIGMVDGVGDWDPIAAALLAEDPAATTHPRGRSFRAFADQTRSDRRALAACIATSRELLSEGDMARIFQPTLIAVGTKDDIGGSPDELAALMPNARAFHIEGRDHMLAVGDKSFKQRVLEFYAENPL, from the coding sequence ATGCAGTATTTTTCGCACGACGGTTTCGACCTTGCCTATCTCGATCGCCAGCCGGCATCGGGCTACGGCGATCCGGTGCTGATGATCCACGGCTTTGCCTCCAGCCACTATGTCAACTGGGTGTCGCCCGGCTGGTTCAAGACGCTGAACGATGCCGGCTACCGGGCGATTGCCTTCGACAACCGTGGTCACGGCTCGTCATCGAAGAGTTACAACGAGGCCGACTACACGCCGGCGAAAATGGCTTCCGACGGGGCAGCCTTGCTCGATCATCTCGGTATCGAACGGGCCCATGTGATGGGCTATTCGATGGGCGCGCGCATCTCGGCTTTCCTGGCGCTGTCCGACCCGGACAAGGTGGCGACGCTGGTGTTCGGCGGCCTTGGCATCGGCATGGTCGACGGTGTCGGCGACTGGGACCCGATCGCGGCGGCACTTCTTGCCGAAGATCCAGCGGCGACGACGCATCCGCGCGGCCGCTCGTTTCGCGCCTTCGCCGACCAGACGCGCAGCGACCGCCGGGCGCTTGCCGCTTGTATCGCCACCTCGCGCGAACTGCTCAGCGAAGGTGACATGGCGCGGATTTTCCAGCCGACCCTGATCGCCGTCGGCACCAAGGACGACATTGGCGGCTCGCCGGACGAACTGGCGGCGTTGATGCCGAATGCAAGGGCATTCCACATCGAGGGCCGCGACCATATGCTGGCCGTCGGCGATAAGAGCTTCAAGCAGCGCGTGCTGGAGTTCTACGCCGAAAACCCGCTCTAA
- a CDS encoding DUF192 domain-containing protein, whose amino-acid sequence MLHRNWLTAGAVCVAMAFVIAAAVYFYSQRPTSADGQAMILPVDPTPLVAVTKSGERSFSIEIADTSDEREAGLMFRQQMADDHGMLFVFEESRDLTFWMKNTPMPLDLIFVGQDGRIRAILHGEPQSEAIISPGEPVRFVLELKAGTAAKDGIADGDLLRHPAIGTASGPARPAPDKGDAPSVDPN is encoded by the coding sequence ATGCTTCACAGGAACTGGCTGACGGCTGGCGCGGTCTGCGTCGCGATGGCTTTCGTCATCGCGGCCGCCGTCTATTTCTATTCACAGCGGCCGACTTCGGCCGATGGTCAGGCCATGATCCTGCCCGTCGACCCGACGCCGCTGGTGGCGGTGACGAAATCGGGTGAACGCTCCTTTTCGATCGAGATCGCCGACACATCCGATGAGCGAGAGGCTGGCCTGATGTTCCGCCAGCAGATGGCCGACGATCACGGCATGCTGTTCGTGTTCGAGGAGTCCAGGGACCTGACTTTCTGGATGAAGAACACGCCGATGCCGCTCGACCTGATCTTCGTCGGGCAGGACGGCAGGATCCGGGCAATCTTGCACGGCGAGCCGCAGTCCGAGGCGATCATCTCGCCCGGCGAACCGGTGCGCTTCGTGCTCGAGCTCAAGGCAGGCACGGCCGCCAAGGACGGTATCGCGGACGGCGACCTGTTGCGCCATCCGGCCATCGGCACGGCGTCGGGGCCGGCCAGGCCGGCGCCGGACAAGGGCGATGCGCCGAGCGTCGATCCCAACTGA
- a CDS encoding GNAT family N-acetyltransferase: MVDLLVTYMEMTEPPSGEGIAARLAGATVGRETLDIGGYVSLYRAVGEPLQWDQRLRMEPRELERLLASPATHVHVLRVDGEAAGLCEFNGVGQSVVELTHFGLVPAFQGRRLGPFLLDRSLRAVWSYRPERLWLHTDTYDHPNAQPVYRRAGFKAYAEQMETLPD; this comes from the coding sequence ATGGTCGACCTTCTCGTCACTTACATGGAGATGACCGAGCCGCCGTCCGGCGAGGGCATTGCTGCCCGGCTGGCGGGTGCGACGGTGGGGCGGGAAACGCTCGATATCGGAGGCTATGTCAGCCTCTACCGCGCCGTCGGCGAGCCGCTGCAGTGGGATCAACGGCTGCGCATGGAGCCACGGGAGCTTGAACGGCTGCTCGCCAGTCCGGCGACGCATGTCCATGTCCTGCGCGTCGACGGCGAGGCGGCCGGCCTGTGCGAGTTCAACGGCGTTGGCCAATCCGTTGTCGAGCTCACCCATTTCGGGCTTGTGCCCGCTTTCCAGGGCCGTCGGCTCGGGCCGTTCCTGCTTGACCGGTCGCTTCGCGCGGTCTGGTCATATCGGCCCGAAAGGCTCTGGCTGCACACCGACACCTATGACCATCCCAATGCGCAGCCAGTCTACCGGCGCGCAGGCTTCAAGGCCTATGCCGAGCAGATGGAGACCTTGCCGGATTAG